The genomic DNA AAGCGTCAGCTCTGAGGAATTTCAGTGAAGTTTCTCGAATGCTGTCCAGCTGAGTATGATAccacggttcacctctttctctaAATCAGACCTATAGCTGGATCATaagtcctaggtatatgtattcgtctacaatttcgagtgtctctactagctgacgcctcgcggtctcacacgcgtggttcccgttcccgtaggaatacggggataaattatagcctgtagccttcctcgttaaatgggctatctaatactgaattttttttttaaatcggacaagtagttcctgagattagcgcgttcaatcaaacaaacaaactcttcagctttataatattagtatagatgaagattctattcattcatcatcattcatcattatcagcccatattcggctcactgctgagctcgaatatcctgtcagaatgagaagggttaggccaatagtccaccacgctggcccaatgcggattggcagacttcacacacgcagagaattaagaaaattctctggtatgcaggtttcctcacaatgtttttccttcaccgtttgagacacgtgatatttaatttcttaaattcacacaacttttcagttgtgttgtCATTGTAAGATTATTTCACCGAATCATTTAACCGCGGCTAGttgtgacagaagggctggctcatttttcgcaaaggatcagccagataagttagcataagtccctattgtattctctgcaataaaaaaaaatatatatcagaataaaattaaaaaccaactagagtttttgacggcctccgtggcgcggtggatttacaagacggaggtgctggattcgatccacggctgggtcgattgaggttttcttaactggtccaggtctggctggtgggagccttcggtcgtggctagttaccaccctaccggcaaagacgtgccatcgccaatttagcgttccggtacgatgccgtgtagaaatcgaaaggggtgtgaattttcatcctcctaacaagttagcccgcttccatcttagattgcatcatgacttacgatcaggtgagattgtagtcaagggctaatttgtaaataataataaaaaaaaagttaaaagccTTTGTTTACAAATGTTTAAGTGCAAATGCACTGGGGCTTtagtcttttgtttttatttacaaaatacaaaaacaacttTATCTGTCAGTTGGTACAAAGGTGAATGTCCTCGTGATAAGGTTACTTGTGTTAATGTATGCATTATCTATAATGTTCGAACGCCGTGGGTGCAGtggttaacttttttttttattctttacaagttagcccttgactacaatctcacctgatggtaagtgatgatgcagtctaagatggaagcggggtaacttgttcgaaggatgaaaatccacacgcctttcgttttctacacggcatcgtaccggaacgctaaatcgcttgccggtatgCTTTCCGGTGAGGGGTCGCATTCCAGCATCTTAAGGTCCATCGGTTCTATGAACTgcctcttcagcttcgcgactcgctgagctatgtcagtgactttggttatacgtatgcacttcatagatgtgaAAATTCTCTGTCTATCCTAAGGATAATaggattttggctggtgggaggcttcggccgtggctagctaccacccaaccgacaaagtaccgccaagcgatttagcgtctcggtacgatgacgtgtagaaaccgaaaggggtttggatttcatcctcctaacaagttagcctaattccatcttagattgcatcatcacttaccatcaggtgagattgtagtcaagggctaacttgtaatactagccacaaacggtcaattattctcacgtttctgtagcacccacgactataattgatcgtgcgttggtcactgcgtgcatgacttgtatagtatgcagCGTTGGTACTggcgtttgcttttcagaaacctgagaataattgaccgtcaatggggaccttaagaaaataaataaattaattgaacaaataaaaaaacccgactgcataaagtataaaaaaactgaaaagaaaaaaaacaagctcaatCCAGAAGTGTataaagcaattagaaaacagtcgggacctattaaataacttagaagaaaatcattctatccaacaTCTAAGGttccgactgttttctaattgctttctacacttctggactgagcttgttttctttcttttcagtttttttttatgctttatgCAGTCGgctctttttatttgtttaattaattaatttatttcacactttttagttacaatagatggttaatttcggatttatttattacgtttattacaaagtacgataatttatacgtccaaccgcggttaagaaaatattcaaaaattctacggaacgctcggtggccgaatccgatttgcacttagccgatttttataatcaatatatttaatttagtctattttataacttcacttcacaaacctgcttgcacctatagtcatccgcctcccGTATTTTGTacgtaactaataaataacgtttttctaattgtagttttttttaaacatggccatgatataccattttagaatcctcacaaaaagttcttgaatttgatacccatactgcaatattagaaaaaaaaaaaattttcacctcgagtctatagcgtctcacagtcgtattgttatttttttagtttcacctatctaagaacacttgggttattgagacaaatctaacgatatcctaattacgtaaatcggttcagtggtttcgaagatatgaggtaataaagaatattaaatacatacaaaatacgcgcgaaaaacataaacccttcttgcagtcgggtaaaaaaaaaatgcatttcatAGCCTTTGTCAACGTTTCTCGTCGTCAGTGGTGACGTCAGAAGGTCCTAAAGGTCAGTACCTACAAATTTGACGTAGGACAATTTACATTCACTTGTCattcatttaaattatgtacctatacgaGCACACCTTGTACGTAAAGTTGATTATGCATGAGTTCATTGACCTCAACAGTGAAGTATACTACGTTTTTATctatcttttaatattatttattactagctgacgtcgcacggttttacccgcgtggttcccgttcccgttggaatacgggtataatatagcctatagccttcctcgataaatgtgctatgactgaaagattttttctggaggagactagagctcagcagtgagccgaatatgggttgataatgtttgtttgtttgattgaacgcgctaatctcaggaactactggtccgatttgaaaaattctttcagtgttagatagcccatttatcgaggaaggctataggctatatattatccccgtattcctacgggtacgagaaccacgcgagtgaaaccacgtcagctagtgaatagatattattattatctacgtTTGCTATTATTAtaaggagagccgtgatagcccagtggataagacctctgcctccaattccggagggtgtgggttcgaatccggtccggggcatgcacctccaacttttcagttgtgtgcattttaagaaattaaatatcacgtgtctcaaacggtgaaggaaatcatcgtgaggaaacctgcacaccagagaatttcttaattctctgtgtgtgtgaagtctgccaatccgcattgggccgtggtggactattggcctaacccctctcattctgagaggagactcgagctcagcagtgagctgtatatgggttgataacgacgaacggAAGCGTATCTATGACGCAACGATTACCTCAGCGCTATAAAACTGTagattgttttatatatataaggaAATATCTACTTTCTACTAAGTTACAGCAACCTGACCGATTGTGATGCAACTAATGCTCGGCCGACGTTTCGTAACGTACGTACCTATACGTTGCGTGTGCTGTTGCATGTTCAAGTTTACatgttgaaattaattaataatttattatctaattttttacttatcttatcttaactcacagaataaagaatatctaGAATGAGTGTTTTCAAGCAGCGTGGctaagccggtgaaacccaataaaacaaacttcacgcgtctccttgacatctgcatttacacatttttatttataattttttaattcaaaatttaacattatcaacaaatacgtaaataaatacaataaccaataaaaaaaactccatcTTATTGCTTTAGTTATTGTgcacagtttttaaaatattaaatacataagacgccatttttctttcttaaataatatacaaaatttatcgtttaaatatattaattgactcgggaatgtattttaatttttaaccgacttcaaaaaggaggaggttctcaaagacgcgtggaccgatttcaaaaattctttttttgtgttgtcttaatttaagccatttctgacaggaccacatgaaacaacactgtctgcaaaatttaaatctataacatggcttgaattaatacatcaccggcttagcaccgccttcatactgatcagcaggtagaacatattatgatgttatttttcgctttttagtttagtgggtacgtttttaggttttgaagtcggttgtatttttttattaaaatttttattatttttttaattttgtatttagaacTCAGGGGCCGATTTTAGCGCTCCGGgcaaattataaattttgcCGCCCCTTACaccaaaaatttttaatatatttttttttattagtttattgttagtatagtatatatagtatagtttttggcgcctatggaaataaaatatgtctGCTGGACAACAAGTAAATTTTGTCGCACTTAACTTTTGCCGCCCCTTTATTTTTGCCGTACTTAATGCCTTgcggcaagaatactggctgcatttacGCGCTGGACAGCcgggctgatcctttgcgctaaATGAACCCTTCTgacaccagtcgaggcaactagccgcggtgaaatgattcggagaattttttttggcactgcgattccatggcccaagggtctccacggcaaaaggaacaaaataTCTATGCTAAACCCGACTCATGAtcgccaatctgcattggagctgcgctcagaccaactattgtataggacctgcctctcTAGGTgtaacttttctgtcaaagtatatgatcaatgatctaatgcgattataaaagctgtctctatagaatcgacgttaaatagttgtaatcgtgttcgtcgattaaagagctccgtaaacacacctttttgtgtagttgaatggtgtaaaaaacggattAAAACTCCtattttagtataagatatataccaaatctaagctcgttttcctcagaaaatgacagacaattttatttgtgactatgaatgcgatacaggtccttctataattggtctgaggagcTGCGTGATGTGTCAAAGTTCCACAGATAACCTTCTGATGGCCCGTTTGTACTGGAACTTACatggattttgttttttttacagacGTAAATACTATGGAACTCAGAGCTCTGTGCGGTTGGGAAGAGATCTACACAGACTTCGACAGTTGGGTCTGTACACTTGGAAGACATATACACAGAAAAAGGTAAGGAAATCTTAATGTTAAGCCGgcaaacggaggtcctggattcgatccccggcttcgTCGATTGAGATCTtgctaattggtccaggtctggctggtgggatgcttcggccgtggctagttaccaccctaccgacaaaaacgtaccgcctagatttagctttccggtacgatgtcgtgtagaaacggaaaagcggtgtggattttcatcctcctcctaacaagttagccggcttccttcttagactgcatcatcatttaccatcaggtgagattgtagtcacgggcttacttgtaaagaataaaaaaaagcatagACGTATATcggcggcgggggcggggggCTATCCTAGAATGATCCAGTGTCTACCCTAGAATTCTGAAATTCTAGGATGGACGCGAAActtcaaaatatacaaagaaaaatcaataaaatcagccGACCCGTTtcagactcagaccaattattgtataagacctgcctcgctagacgttacttttctgtcaaagtatatgatcaacgatctaatgcgattataaaaactgtctctatagaatcgatgttgaatagttgtaatcgtgttcgtcggttaaagagctccgtaaaaatacctttttgtgaaattgaattgtgtaaaaaacgggcaaaaacttctagtttagtataagatatatacaaaatctaagctcgttttcttcagaaaatgacagacaattttgttcgtgactatgagtgcgatacaggtccttctataattagtctgaggtttcAGAGGTATCGATTCTGCTCAGCAGCAAATCAGGGACCgcccctaggaaataatcctagatacgccattGATCCACTAAGgagcctttttttattctttacaagttagcccttgactacaatctcatctgatggttagtgatgatgcaatgtatgGCCGGCTTTATTTAAACAGACTGAAAGAGCGTAAGGAACGCATTTCAATCATTTTAAAAGCAAGAAATctatacattaatattttagacAGGTAAAAGTGGTATtatagggtaatctctggatttactgaaccgattttgaaaattcttttaccaatagaaagtcacattatttgtgagtcaCAGactatttttatccccgtatacacACGGGATCGTGACTACTCAGGCGAAACCGTTAGGCGTCtgctatctatacttataataaatctgtagagaggtcaattctgtacatatttccaaaataactgtctgtctgtctatatgttcgttacagagacaaaaactactcgacggatttaaacgaaacttggtacaattattcttcatactcctaggcaggttatagtatacttttcatcacgctacgatcaataggagcagagcagtgaagggaaatgttgggaaaacgggagaagttactccatttttacaacgATATTACTGTAAGGGCTGAATTAAAGAACTAagagtctaagggcggacgaagtcgcgggtgccCGCTAGTcctcaataaaacaaacaataaaactaaaattttaaattatctcaTTCCTTTTACAGATCCGCCCCTGTTATACaatctgtaaaaataaataaagaagattaCCAATCTGCAAGAATTAATGAAGAAACAGAGAAGAAAGGAACTAATGAAGAAACAGAGAAGAAAGTTGAATTTCTCACATTACACCATCTTTTAGTGAAGGGATTAGATATAAAAAGTGACAATCAAGACATTATCAAGGACCTCCGTAATTTTTTAAACGTTTTCCAATATGGCGACAGTTGCGTGAATTACGATTATGTTTTGATGAAACTTTTGAATGGGagcaagaaatatttttaccaaTACACGAGATCAAAGCTGTGATTTGTTTTTCTTTCCTTTATCATACCTACATTATTAAAATGCGTTACCAACTGCATTGTTAGgcccacagagtaaccagagagagtcATTACAAACTGCTGAAGCCagtgcaacccataaaaaaaaaaaacaaaagtcacgcgtctcctgacatccgcataaacaaacttttttcaaaatttaacactaacaaccaacaattacgtaaattaatataataatcaatattaaccaataaaaaaatacttatttccttagtttttgtgaacagtttataaaatatttgaaaacgtatgacgccatttttcttgatgattattagttattacctcagaatacagaaaaacattttgtttttctgtattctgaggttattacattaatggtctaaggttatTACTGATGCGACTCTTCGTGTCGTAGGTACTGATTCAAGAATGtattcatttttgaattttgtatttggagcggctactacactgtcgtgttccgtgcgctctatctgcctattagtCTTTAATCTGTGCGTTTAGTAGATCAAATAACAATGcaacgctgcgctttccggGCGGGGtggccattccagcatcttgggaccccaacgtccatcggctcttcgaactatgtgccccgcccattgtcacttcagcttcgcaactcgctgagctatgtcggtgactttggttcttcctggtgcggatctcctcatttctgattcgatcacgcagaaaaactccaagcatagctcgctaaTTGCTTTACTGAACCCTAAATACTTTATGTGCAATCGTGAGAATagacgtaataataataaaaaaatcgaccTTTGTACTACATAGCTAGTCATAGAGCAACGCAAAACAGTAACGCCTTTTCTGGCGAATCGTTATCAATACAGACAAAGTAAAGTAATctttactgatattataaagagaggAGTGTTGGAAGAGGCTCCGAAACAActcaaccgatttgaaaaaaaaactttcactgttgggaagctatactccgagtgctataagctatattaatCATCCCCgaattcttacgggaacgagaactacgctggtgaaatcGCGTAGCGTAtgctaaaactaataaaataattattataggcaggtataaaa from Bicyclus anynana chromosome 26 unlocalized genomic scaffold, ilBicAnyn1.1 SUPER_26_unloc_1, whole genome shotgun sequence includes the following:
- the LOC128199769 gene encoding uncharacterized protein LOC128199769; its protein translation is MDVADVNTMELRALCGWEEIYTDFDSWVCTLGRHIHRKRSAPVIQSVKINKEDYQSARINEETEKKGTNEETEKKVEFLTLHHLLVKGLDIKSDNQDIIKDLRNFLNVFQYGDSCVNYDYVLMKLLNGSKKYFYQYTRSKL